The following proteins are encoded in a genomic region of Bacillus sp. FJAT-22090:
- a CDS encoding beta-propeller domain-containing protein, translated as MKKWIMSIIGTALIVGLVIVFFSARTSVSAQDVVFSNQPFIVTLSSAVSEDAFKKGEMYVTDQQGKKVNAKHSVSKKGKVVVITGLKEGTYSLYVKNKFMKTKFPFTVYKELQSVKSKEELKAYFELAKKTQGYEEVTIMEDTMETESKESSNAQGGDYSTTNNQVDGVDEADMVKTNGSHVFSISENNVVIVNVKDPKKMREETKIRFTNDFYPSQLLLSNDTLIIIGQKNVFRTLESDSKQNIDRIGMPMDSMTSVYFYDITNPASPKLSREIATEGYMNGARLTNNTLYYVTTVYPKFWMMEENEDIELRPSVYDSKTDKEPKPMNYDNIAILPNSMQANYSIISAINVENLQDNTVMTKGYLGGSEQLYMSKENLYLTSTIFESTNSNSKKFIWNPGKMDTEVFKFALHETSVQFVASSRLTGTILNQFSMDEHDGYFRAVTTKGSSWDENEPSENNLFILDKGMKIVGSLTGLAKDERIYSARFMGDKAYMVTFKQTDPLFVIDVATPTAPKVLGELKIPGFSNYLHPLDENHLIGFGYETKIVPQQGSKEPLIMTEGMKVSLFDVSDLSNPKEVDTEVIGGQGTFSPIQYDHHALFQHREKNLYGFPITIYEQGVGQEYAQFKQDGALIYEITPEKGIVMKGNLLNPHNPSQLYENWESSIQRMLYVEDSLYTIAVREITSYNLNKFEKIGKLKY; from the coding sequence ATGAAGAAGTGGATTATGTCGATAATTGGTACGGCATTAATTGTTGGATTGGTCATAGTATTTTTTTCAGCTAGAACGTCCGTGAGTGCTCAGGATGTTGTATTTTCCAACCAACCATTTATCGTTACTTTGTCTTCGGCAGTTAGTGAGGATGCATTCAAAAAAGGGGAAATGTATGTAACTGACCAACAAGGGAAAAAAGTTAATGCAAAGCATAGTGTATCTAAAAAGGGGAAGGTAGTTGTAATAACAGGCTTAAAAGAAGGTACCTATAGCTTATATGTAAAAAATAAGTTTATGAAAACGAAATTTCCTTTCACGGTGTACAAAGAACTTCAATCCGTAAAATCAAAGGAAGAACTAAAAGCTTATTTCGAGCTAGCGAAAAAAACTCAAGGGTATGAAGAAGTCACAATTATGGAAGACACTATGGAAACAGAATCGAAAGAATCTTCCAATGCTCAAGGAGGAGATTATTCTACTACAAATAACCAGGTAGATGGTGTAGATGAAGCTGATATGGTAAAAACAAATGGCTCCCATGTTTTTTCAATTAGTGAAAATAATGTAGTCATAGTAAATGTAAAAGATCCCAAGAAAATGAGAGAAGAAACGAAAATCCGCTTTACGAATGATTTTTATCCTTCTCAACTATTATTGTCTAATGATACGTTAATAATCATTGGGCAAAAGAATGTGTTTCGCACACTAGAATCAGACAGTAAACAAAATATTGATAGAATTGGAATGCCAATGGATTCCATGACGAGTGTGTATTTCTATGATATTACAAACCCTGCGTCACCTAAACTGTCTAGGGAGATTGCCACAGAAGGATATATGAATGGCGCACGTTTAACAAATAATACCCTGTATTATGTAACTACTGTCTATCCAAAGTTTTGGATGATGGAAGAGAATGAGGATATAGAGCTACGTCCTAGTGTATATGATTCCAAGACAGATAAAGAACCGAAACCTATGAACTATGATAACATTGCGATTCTTCCTAATTCCATGCAAGCAAATTATAGTATTATATCAGCAATCAATGTAGAAAACTTACAAGATAATACCGTTATGACAAAGGGGTACCTTGGAGGAAGTGAACAGTTATATATGTCCAAGGAAAATTTATATTTAACTTCAACAATTTTTGAATCAACAAATTCCAATTCTAAAAAATTTATATGGAATCCAGGTAAAATGGATACGGAAGTATTTAAATTTGCGCTTCACGAAACATCCGTTCAATTTGTTGCATCAAGTCGTTTGACGGGTACGATATTGAATCAGTTTTCCATGGATGAACATGATGGATATTTCAGAGCTGTAACTACGAAAGGGAGTAGCTGGGATGAAAATGAACCTTCCGAAAACAATCTTTTCATTTTAGATAAAGGGATGAAAATAGTTGGGTCCTTAACGGGTCTAGCAAAAGATGAGCGTATTTATTCTGCAAGGTTCATGGGTGATAAAGCATATATGGTGACTTTCAAGCAAACAGATCCGCTATTTGTCATCGATGTTGCAACACCAACTGCACCGAAAGTTTTAGGAGAATTAAAAATTCCTGGCTTTAGTAATTATTTGCATCCATTAGACGAAAATCACCTAATAGGATTTGGATATGAAACAAAGATTGTCCCACAACAGGGTTCTAAAGAACCTCTTATTATGACTGAGGGAATGAAAGTGTCTTTGTTTGATGTAAGTGATTTATCAAATCCTAAAGAAGTGGATACAGAAGTTATTGGAGGGCAAGGAACTTTCTCACCTATTCAATACGATCATCATGCTTTGTTCCAACATCGTGAAAAAAATCTATATGGCTTTCCAATTACTATTTATGAGCAAGGCGTTGGTCAAGAGTATGCTCAGTTTAAGCAAGACGGAGCTTTAATTTATGAAATAACTCCAGAAAAAGGGATTGTAATGAAAGGGAATTTATTAAACCCCCACAATCCTTCTCAGCTCTATGAAAATTGGGAAAGTAGTATTCAACGAATGTTGTATGTTGAGGATTCTTTGTACACGATAGCAGTAAGGGAAATCACAAGCTATAACTTAAATAAATTTGAGAAAATAGGAAAATTGAAATACTAG
- a CDS encoding ABC transporter ATP-binding protein: protein MKTVLSYLSPYKWLVATALFFMLTELSVELIQPLLIATIIDDGILARDQHKIIFWGSIMLALSFIAFLAGIINTYIASHAVQSYGYDIRQALFKKIQSFTMATFLKFPTSSLITRLTTDVTITQNLIFMGLRIMLRAPLLVIGSIIMSFVVHPYLALYLVIGAPFLVVFLYWMSRRGLKLFGKVQRSVDRVTSKIQENLQAVRLIKAYLRGNFEATRFAKVADSLKIDNITAFRIMELILPVLLFVMNVSLMAVLWFGAKEIQVGNAQMGEVVAIVNYATRMTGAFSMFAFIIIFFSRAKASSERMEEVLLVKEGIEEIETDTPDSLPGIGEIEFNHVSFHYPTTDVPVLKDVSFTVRPGSKLAIMGATGSGKSTLLNLIPRFFDVSKGEILINGVDVKEWPLKELRQVIGLVPQQSILFTGSIEENLGWGDSTATEELLREAAKQAQIHHSIEQFPDQYDTRVGQKGVNLSGGQKQRLSIARALVRKPEILLLDDSTSALDVSTENALWEALEDEKATMLVITQKIRTAKGADQILLLEEGKVSAYGSHDELMESSSLYREIAESQQEGDNYVELHS from the coding sequence ATGAAGACAGTTTTATCTTATTTATCTCCATATAAATGGCTTGTAGCTACTGCTTTGTTCTTTATGCTGACTGAACTATCCGTAGAGCTAATTCAACCATTATTAATAGCAACTATTATTGATGATGGAATATTAGCAAGAGATCAACACAAAATCATTTTTTGGGGAAGCATTATGCTTGCTCTGTCTTTCATTGCATTTTTGGCAGGGATTATTAATACATACATCGCTTCTCATGCAGTGCAAAGCTATGGATATGACATCCGGCAAGCGCTATTTAAAAAGATTCAATCGTTTACGATGGCAACCTTTTTAAAATTTCCTACTTCCAGTTTAATTACACGATTAACAACAGATGTGACCATTACGCAAAACTTAATCTTTATGGGACTTCGCATCATGTTAAGAGCTCCCTTACTTGTTATTGGAAGTATTATTATGTCCTTTGTAGTTCATCCTTATTTAGCGCTATATTTAGTAATTGGTGCTCCTTTTCTAGTCGTGTTCTTATATTGGATGAGTAGAAGGGGATTAAAGCTTTTTGGAAAAGTGCAAAGAAGTGTAGACCGTGTGACTAGTAAAATCCAAGAGAATTTGCAGGCAGTACGTTTAATAAAGGCATATTTACGTGGTAATTTCGAAGCCACTCGATTTGCCAAAGTAGCAGATAGTCTCAAAATAGATAATATAACTGCCTTTCGCATAATGGAGTTAATCTTACCAGTCCTTCTGTTTGTGATGAATGTAAGTTTAATGGCAGTTCTATGGTTTGGTGCAAAGGAAATACAAGTTGGAAATGCCCAGATGGGTGAAGTGGTTGCGATTGTGAACTATGCAACGCGTATGACTGGTGCTTTTTCCATGTTTGCCTTTATCATCATTTTCTTCTCGCGTGCTAAGGCATCGTCCGAGCGTATGGAAGAAGTGTTATTAGTGAAGGAAGGAATAGAAGAAATTGAGACAGATACTCCTGATTCTCTCCCTGGAATAGGGGAAATTGAATTTAATCATGTATCATTTCACTATCCTACAACAGATGTTCCAGTTTTAAAGGATGTATCTTTTACTGTCAGACCTGGCTCAAAACTAGCAATTATGGGGGCAACCGGTTCTGGAAAGTCAACTCTGTTAAATTTAATTCCCCGCTTTTTTGATGTGTCAAAAGGAGAAATTTTAATTAATGGAGTAGATGTAAAGGAATGGCCATTAAAGGAGCTTCGCCAGGTAATAGGACTTGTCCCACAGCAATCGATTTTATTTACCGGGAGTATTGAAGAAAATTTAGGTTGGGGAGACTCTACAGCAACGGAGGAGTTATTAAGAGAGGCGGCAAAGCAAGCACAAATTCATCATTCGATTGAGCAATTCCCCGATCAATATGATACGAGAGTTGGTCAAAAGGGAGTGAATCTTTCTGGGGGACAAAAGCAAAGACTTTCGATTGCACGTGCTTTAGTTCGAAAACCAGAAATTCTATTGTTAGATGATAGCACAAGTGCATTAGACGTATCGACAGAAAATGCTTTATGGGAAGCATTAGAGGATGAAAAAGCCACTATGCTAGTGATTACTCAAAAAATTAGGACTGCTAAAGGTGCAGACCAAATACTATTACTAGAAGAGGGAAAAGTTTCAGCATATGGTTCCCATGATGAGTTGATGGAGAGCTCATCTTTATATAGAGAAATTGCAGAATCACAGCAGGAGGGAGACAATTATGTTGAACTTCATTCGTAA
- a CDS encoding threonine/serine exporter family protein encodes MFRLRPDYDLAVECCILAGRLMMESGAETYRAEDTMDRMAQSQQLTESQSFVTPTGILFSGNRAIPTRLARISNRTTDLEKIALVNAVSRNLANKVITLDEAYLELKKIEEEHKKYPFWIQIIAASIASGAFLLLFGANPTDIPLAMLAGGIGYTVSETLQVKTKVKFFAELLAALIISVIAIASVEYGLGRDIDKIIIGSVMPLVPGLLITNAIRDLMAGHFMSGLSKGAEAFLTAFAIGAGVAIVLSF; translated from the coding sequence GTGTTTCGATTGAGACCTGATTATGATTTAGCAGTAGAGTGTTGTATTCTTGCAGGTAGATTAATGATGGAAAGTGGAGCGGAAACTTACCGTGCAGAGGATACCATGGATCGCATGGCTCAGTCGCAACAATTAACCGAATCGCAAAGCTTTGTGACGCCAACAGGCATTCTTTTCAGCGGAAACAGAGCTATTCCAACTCGATTAGCAAGAATTAGTAATAGAACAACAGATTTAGAAAAAATTGCACTCGTTAATGCTGTCTCCAGAAATTTAGCCAATAAAGTAATTACTTTGGATGAAGCGTATTTAGAATTAAAAAAAATAGAGGAAGAACATAAAAAGTATCCCTTTTGGATACAAATAATCGCGGCGTCCATAGCATCGGGGGCTTTTCTCTTACTCTTCGGTGCAAATCCTACTGATATACCCTTAGCCATGTTAGCAGGAGGAATAGGATACACAGTATCTGAAACGCTACAGGTAAAAACAAAGGTTAAGTTTTTTGCAGAATTATTAGCTGCATTAATAATTAGCGTAATAGCTATTGCTTCAGTTGAATATGGTCTTGGAAGGGATATAGATAAAATTATTATAGGTTCTGTAATGCCGCTTGTTCCTGGACTGCTCATTACAAATGCTATTCGTGATTTAATGGCAGGACATTTTATGTCTGGATTATCAAAAGGAGCGGAAGCATTTCTTACTGCATTTGCAATAGGGGCAGGAGTTGCAATTGTATTGTCATTCTAA
- a CDS encoding ABC transporter ATP-binding protein produces MLNFIRKPFGYEPIVTKEDLNKSNKKKVEKASDWKGVLSRIWKLVDEQRFLLIIVLVLVVASSALALLGPYLIGVIIDEYLTKSNFAGLAKIIGILVIVYVFLSITMYLQSYWMIGISQQTIYRMRTGLFNKLQKLPVSFFDRRQHGELMSRMTNDIENVSQTLNSSFIQVFSSILTLVGTAAVMLLLSPLLTVITLTIVPFMYFAMRWITRRTSKLFKEQQQAVGELNGMIEETISGQRIVKAFSQESRMLEEFSVKSDRLKRTGFWALTYSGFIPKVMNLLNNVSFTLVAAAGGVLAYYNYVTIGEIVIFTEYARQFTRPLNDLANQFNTVLSAIAGAERVFTIMDEPEELDAAVDNKDYKLIGNVTFEDVTFRYTQEEEKPTIQHVSFHVEAGKTAALVGATGAGKTTIMQLLARFYEVNDGRILIDGIPMNQLPRHTLRSQTAFVLQDPFLFEMSVKENIRYGKLNATDEEVINAAKEANAHDFVMKLPNGYDTILTADGGEISQGQKQLLSIARALVADPALLLLDEATSSIDTVTELKIQEALERLMEGRTSFVIAHRLNTVRKADLVFVMEGGELVEAGGQEDLLKQKGRYYNMLTNAKI; encoded by the coding sequence ATGTTGAACTTCATTCGTAAGCCTTTTGGTTATGAACCTATAGTAACTAAGGAAGATTTGAACAAAAGCAATAAGAAGAAAGTAGAGAAAGCATCCGACTGGAAAGGTGTACTCTCACGTATATGGAAATTAGTTGATGAACAGCGATTCTTATTAATAATCGTGCTTGTATTGGTAGTTGCAAGCTCCGCTTTAGCATTACTAGGACCTTATTTGATTGGTGTCATAATAGATGAATACTTAACTAAAAGTAATTTTGCAGGTCTCGCAAAGATAATTGGAATTCTTGTCATTGTATATGTTTTTTTATCGATCACGATGTACTTGCAAAGTTATTGGATGATTGGAATCTCACAACAAACGATTTATCGAATGCGAACTGGCCTATTTAATAAGCTACAAAAATTACCGGTATCATTTTTTGACAGAAGACAGCATGGCGAGCTAATGAGCCGAATGACAAATGATATTGAAAATGTGAGCCAGACGTTGAATTCTTCCTTCATCCAGGTGTTTTCAAGTATATTAACATTAGTAGGCACAGCCGCGGTCATGCTTTTATTAAGCCCTTTACTTACAGTAATCACTTTAACAATTGTTCCATTTATGTATTTTGCAATGAGATGGATTACGAGACGAACATCTAAATTGTTTAAAGAGCAGCAGCAAGCGGTCGGCGAATTAAATGGAATGATTGAAGAGACTATTTCTGGTCAACGAATCGTCAAGGCATTCTCACAAGAAAGTCGTATGCTAGAAGAATTTTCAGTGAAAAGCGATCGATTGAAAAGAACTGGATTTTGGGCACTTACATACTCGGGTTTTATTCCAAAAGTGATGAACCTATTAAATAATGTAAGCTTTACACTTGTAGCCGCAGCGGGTGGTGTCTTAGCATATTATAATTATGTGACGATTGGTGAAATTGTTATCTTTACGGAGTATGCTCGTCAATTTACTCGTCCTTTAAATGATTTAGCCAATCAATTTAATACGGTTCTTTCCGCTATTGCTGGGGCGGAACGTGTTTTTACGATTATGGATGAACCGGAAGAATTAGATGCTGCTGTTGATAATAAGGACTATAAACTAATAGGAAATGTCACTTTCGAGGATGTAACGTTTCGATACACCCAAGAGGAAGAAAAACCAACTATTCAGCATGTGTCTTTCCATGTAGAAGCAGGGAAAACTGCTGCCTTAGTTGGTGCAACTGGTGCTGGTAAAACTACTATAATGCAGCTTCTAGCACGTTTTTATGAAGTGAATGATGGGCGGATATTGATTGATGGGATTCCTATGAACCAATTACCTAGACATACATTACGTAGCCAAACAGCATTTGTATTACAGGATCCTTTCCTTTTTGAGATGTCGGTAAAAGAAAATATTCGGTACGGCAAATTAAATGCAACAGATGAAGAAGTAATAAATGCAGCAAAAGAAGCTAATGCACATGACTTTGTTATGAAGCTGCCAAATGGATATGATACGATATTAACGGCCGATGGTGGAGAGATTAGCCAGGGACAAAAACAACTATTATCGATCGCACGAGCATTAGTAGCGGATCCGGCCTTACTTTTATTAGACGAAGCAACTTCTAGTATTGACACAGTCACGGAACTAAAGATCCAAGAAGCGCTCGAGCGGTTAATGGAAGGTAGAACGAGCTTTGTTATTGCCCATCGATTAAATACAGTTAGAAAAGCTGACCTTGTATTCGTAATGGAAGGTGGAGAGCTAGTAGAAGCTGGAGGTCAAGAAGATCTATTAAAACAAAAAGGTCGCTATTACAATATGTTGACCAATGCAAAAATTTAA
- a CDS encoding threonine/serine exporter family protein, translating into MSYLLQGILSFIAATAFGIVFNAPKNSLFYCGLVGMTGWLIYSYINELSNDPVKSSFAGAFTIAFVAHLMAKHFKMPMIIFSVAGIIPLVPGGVAYNAMRHIVERDYAVAIEYASHALMISGAIAVGLVFAEIITKLLLKTKKQPKLKP; encoded by the coding sequence ATGTCTTATTTATTGCAGGGAATACTAAGCTTTATTGCAGCAACAGCATTTGGAATAGTTTTTAATGCTCCCAAAAATTCACTTTTTTATTGTGGCTTAGTTGGAATGACAGGATGGCTAATTTACTCGTATATAAATGAATTAAGTAATGATCCAGTCAAATCCTCATTTGCTGGTGCCTTTACAATAGCTTTTGTCGCACATCTAATGGCCAAACACTTTAAAATGCCAATGATTATTTTTAGTGTTGCAGGAATCATCCCATTAGTTCCAGGGGGAGTTGCGTATAACGCAATGCGACATATTGTGGAGCGGGATTACGCTGTTGCTATTGAGTATGCATCACATGCTTTAATGATTTCAGGAGCGATTGCAGTAGGTTTAGTATTTGCAGAGATAATTACAAAGCTGCTATTAAAAACGAAAAAACAACCAAAATTAAAACCGTGA
- a CDS encoding bifunctional diguanylate cyclase/phosphodiesterase: MYSIEATLDSSSSIFNNIPYPAFLTDKEGNIIWWSREAERHFGFSHDDVKVENPPLLDSSVKESFSDMYDTYSHNEDPVRFDSILLYHENGENSIASIVAKSFTIDHYSFVIFLIDLDHLPKSEEASFLELQAIKKSLSDSYMVVYLDKEGLITNANSQFLKKSNWTPKRILGKSFWQMFPDTSEHQMVATNIMKLLRKGESFQGTIEKITKDGINYWVELLAIPVRDTQNNTLYYLLLEEEITEKKLLQSRLEKIAYVDTETGLMSRHRLEDIVTEYIEEKRHFSFVFITIDQFYTLREIFNDQTESKLLIEFAKRLKVYFEDTTIARVGRDEFALITPLSDWYIQGFTNYLRQNPIYLNNKVIPITISGVITKYPEAQHSYLHLIKASNTTIQKVKQEGGGMIASLSQSEHNKLSRTIQIEKRLLEALNHRDLHVMYLPQKDLESGKITAVEALVRWEDEVLGVISPEELIPIAEETGLINEIGTFMLEKCCEQAAIWHNKGFPIKVSFNSSIREFRDKNMVKTIRKVLEKYDCPPEALQIEFTEKFALEAEAEKSIIQQMQTLQQDGVTFVLDDFGTGYASLRYLQLLPISQLKIDKSFIGSLLQQEKLQQLVQGLIQFGHSLSLRVVAEGVESAEQYSQLEQIGCDALQGYYISRPISTKEVENLLNKEAKTVKNI, translated from the coding sequence ATGTATTCGATTGAAGCAACATTAGATTCAAGCAGCTCTATTTTCAATAATATACCTTACCCAGCCTTTCTTACGGATAAAGAAGGTAACATAATTTGGTGGAGCAGAGAAGCTGAAAGACATTTTGGTTTTAGTCATGATGATGTAAAGGTAGAAAACCCACCTTTACTTGACAGTAGTGTAAAAGAATCTTTTTCTGATATGTATGATACTTATTCACACAATGAAGATCCTGTCCGCTTTGATTCTATTCTGCTATATCATGAAAACGGTGAAAATTCTATTGCTTCTATTGTGGCAAAATCCTTTACTATAGACCATTATTCGTTTGTTATATTTTTAATAGATCTTGATCATTTACCTAAATCCGAAGAAGCTTCTTTTTTAGAATTACAAGCAATTAAAAAAAGCTTATCCGATTCCTATATGGTTGTTTACTTAGACAAAGAAGGTTTAATTACTAATGCAAATTCTCAATTTTTAAAGAAAAGTAATTGGACGCCAAAACGTATTTTAGGAAAATCATTTTGGCAAATGTTTCCTGATACTTCCGAACATCAAATGGTTGCCACTAACATCATGAAATTACTCCGAAAAGGAGAGAGTTTCCAAGGCACCATCGAAAAAATAACAAAAGATGGAATTAATTATTGGGTTGAATTACTTGCTATCCCAGTAAGAGATACCCAAAATAATACCCTCTACTATTTATTATTGGAAGAGGAAATTACTGAAAAAAAATTATTGCAGTCTCGTTTAGAGAAAATTGCATATGTAGATACAGAAACTGGACTTATGAGTAGACACCGCTTAGAGGATATTGTAACAGAATATATAGAAGAGAAGAGACATTTTTCATTTGTTTTTATTACAATTGATCAATTTTATACATTAAGAGAAATTTTCAATGATCAAACCGAATCCAAATTATTAATTGAGTTTGCCAAAAGATTAAAAGTATATTTTGAAGACACTACGATTGCTCGTGTCGGAAGAGATGAATTTGCACTGATTACTCCTTTAAGTGATTGGTATATCCAAGGATTTACGAATTATCTTAGACAAAACCCTATTTATTTAAATAATAAAGTCATTCCTATTACAATAAGTGGGGTAATTACAAAATACCCAGAAGCCCAGCATTCTTACTTACATTTAATAAAAGCTTCCAATACAACAATCCAAAAAGTTAAGCAAGAAGGCGGTGGAATGATAGCCAGTCTTTCTCAATCTGAACATAATAAACTAAGTCGAACAATACAAATTGAGAAACGTCTTCTAGAAGCATTAAATCATCGAGATTTGCATGTAATGTACCTCCCACAAAAAGATCTGGAGTCAGGAAAAATAACCGCTGTCGAAGCTCTTGTTCGATGGGAAGATGAAGTACTTGGAGTAATTTCGCCTGAGGAACTTATTCCAATTGCTGAAGAAACTGGTCTAATAAATGAAATTGGTACCTTTATGCTTGAAAAATGTTGCGAACAAGCAGCGATTTGGCACAATAAAGGATTTCCAATAAAGGTTAGCTTCAATTCTTCTATAAGAGAATTCCGAGACAAAAATATGGTGAAAACCATTCGAAAAGTGTTGGAGAAGTATGATTGCCCACCTGAAGCATTACAAATAGAATTTACTGAGAAATTTGCATTAGAAGCAGAAGCAGAAAAATCTATTATCCAACAAATGCAAACGCTCCAGCAAGATGGTGTGACATTCGTACTGGATGATTTCGGAACTGGCTACGCATCGCTGCGATACTTGCAACTTCTGCCAATCAGCCAACTGAAAATCGATAAATCATTTATCGGTTCACTTTTACAACAAGAAAAGCTCCAACAGCTTGTGCAAGGACTAATTCAATTTGGACACTCCTTGAGTCTACGAGTAGTTGCAGAAGGAGTAGAATCAGCAGAACAATATAGCCAATTAGAACAAATAGGCTGTGATGCTTTACAAGGGTATTATATAAGTCGTCCGATTTCTACTAAAGAAGTGGAAAATTTGTTAAACAAAGAAGCAAAAACCGTGAAAAACATATAA
- a CDS encoding DMT family transporter has protein sequence MNRWKGILLIVSGSMLWGATGPMMEWVFNNSRLSVPFFLTIRLTVAGFFLLLFMRLSGKQIFAIWKEPSWWRQLIIFGIFGMLGVQYTFVAAIDASNASIATLLQFLGPIYIILFVSWKSKMFPPKYQVVGIIGTLIGLFYLLTNAEVNNLLISTEALLWGLSVGLTFAFYTVYPARLMKEWGVLIVVGWGMLIGGVLLGTITQLWRSDEWVFLAESPFNWMIVFIILIGTVAFVLFLSSMKYITAVETSILSSLEPLTAMIISVIWFGQILGAWQYFGVVVMLVFVTWLSVAGEIKWKKKVTEGIES, from the coding sequence GTGAATCGCTGGAAAGGTATACTATTAATAGTTAGTGGTTCTATGCTTTGGGGCGCAACAGGTCCGATGATGGAGTGGGTATTCAACAATAGTAGGTTGTCTGTTCCTTTTTTCCTAACTATAAGATTAACTGTAGCAGGTTTTTTTCTTCTACTATTTATGCGATTGAGTGGTAAACAAATTTTTGCCATTTGGAAAGAGCCTAGCTGGTGGAGGCAATTAATTATCTTCGGTATTTTTGGAATGCTAGGTGTCCAGTACACGTTCGTGGCAGCAATTGATGCTAGTAATGCATCTATAGCAACATTATTGCAATTTTTAGGACCTATTTATATTATTCTATTTGTTTCTTGGAAAAGTAAAATGTTCCCACCAAAATATCAGGTAGTCGGTATAATCGGCACACTTATTGGACTTTTCTATTTGTTGACCAATGCTGAAGTGAACAATTTATTAATAAGTACCGAAGCTTTACTTTGGGGGTTAAGTGTAGGTCTTACTTTTGCGTTTTATACGGTGTATCCAGCAAGACTCATGAAGGAATGGGGAGTACTGATTGTTGTCGGATGGGGAATGTTAATCGGGGGTGTATTGCTAGGGACAATCACTCAATTATGGCGTTCAGATGAATGGGTTTTTCTAGCGGAATCTCCATTCAATTGGATGATTGTTTTTATTATCTTAATCGGTACAGTTGCATTTGTTCTATTTCTATCCAGTATGAAATACATAACTGCAGTAGAAACAAGTATTCTTTCTAGCTTAGAGCCTTTGACGGCCATGATTATTTCTGTAATATGGTTTGGACAAATACTGGGAGCGTGGCAATACTTTGGAGTAGTAGTGATGCTTGTTTTTGTTACATGGCTCTCGGTTGCAGGAGAAATTAAGTGGAAAAAGAAAGTAACGGAAGGGATTGAAAGTTAA